One region of Maylandia zebra isolate NMK-2024a linkage group LG10, Mzebra_GT3a, whole genome shotgun sequence genomic DNA includes:
- the LOC143420881 gene encoding uncharacterized protein LOC143420881 yields the protein MDLINWSLNAIDTLFSTRSLGLGEPECPGGTFPAGYTMDGWQTWRVVCLAGLSIEDAEDIYLFGTVITGFLLIGVGLALVYRRNKRAEPAVQTPPRLPAGLKAMVRGTTSHNERSMVNTLETLTAAVKAQNNTIERMRGYIRERPAQNETLERQLEHIAERITAVVRSQNQKNDNTTERKFDTIMGRLAALQREIERPASEC from the coding sequence atggatttgatcaactggtctctgaatgctattgacaccctcttctcaacgagaagtctgggcttgggagagcctgagtgccctggagggactttccctgccggatacacgatggacgggtggcagacaTGGAGggtcgtgtgcctggcgggactgtcgatcgaggacgctgaagatatctatctATTCGGAACcgtgataacagggttcttgctgatcggagttggcttagccctggtttatcggagaaataagagagcggaaccggctgttcaaacccccccaaggctgcccgctggactCAAAGCGATGGTACGAGGCAcgacctctcacaacgaacgcagcatggttaacaccttggagacgcttacagctgctgtgaaggctcaaaataacaccattgagcgtatgaggggatacatcagagagaggcctgctcaaaatgagacccttgagcgacagttggaacacatcgcggaacggatcactgcagttgtgaggtctcagaatcaaaagaatgacaacaccacggaacggaagtttgataccatcatggggaggctcgcggctctccaacgggagattgagagaccagcgTCAGAGTGTTAA